A genomic window from Flavobacterium johnsoniae includes:
- the gldK gene encoding gliding motility lipoprotein GldK, whose translation MKKFIAFAAMLTLVIGCGKSGDKGELVGVTGGKWHPEKPYGMTLVPGGSFIMGKSDADLANVEDAPTKTVTVRSFYMDETEITNSEYRQFVEWVKDSTMRVRLAILADETGQKSTGDKGKKSGSIADYAFNDSDPEKMTAYDKYMYDNYYSVGTKDDPYAGRKLNKKVKLIKDTKAYPDEYYAEVMDSMYLPIEESYNGLRTIDVNKLKFRYSWMDIQAAAKAKVGKRSDFVKTEQVNVYPDTAVWIKDFAYSYNEPMHNDYFWHKAYGEYPVVGVTWKQAKAFCAWRTLNKNSYIKSKKKGRDLVNAFRLPTEAEWEYAARGGLESATYPWGGPYTKSDRGCFLANFKPSRGDYAADEALYTVEAKSYEVNGYGLYNMAGNVSEWTDSAYNPNAYEYVSTMNPNVIDGKNQRKVVRGGSWKDVAYFLQVSTRDHEYADSARSYIGFRTVQDYMGTQVTGNGNGSKRK comes from the coding sequence ATGAAGAAGTTTATTGCATTTGCAGCAATGTTAACACTGGTAATTGGCTGTGGTAAGTCAGGTGACAAAGGTGAATTAGTTGGTGTTACAGGAGGGAAATGGCATCCTGAAAAACCTTATGGAATGACTTTGGTTCCGGGTGGATCTTTTATTATGGGTAAATCAGACGCGGATTTAGCTAATGTGGAAGATGCTCCAACTAAAACTGTAACTGTTCGTTCATTTTATATGGATGAAACTGAGATTACAAATAGTGAGTATCGTCAATTTGTAGAATGGGTAAAAGATTCTACAATGAGAGTTCGTTTAGCAATTTTAGCAGATGAAACTGGACAAAAAAGTACGGGAGATAAAGGTAAAAAAAGCGGAAGTATTGCTGATTATGCTTTTAATGATTCTGATCCAGAAAAAATGACAGCTTACGATAAATATATGTACGATAACTATTATAGTGTTGGTACAAAAGATGATCCATATGCTGGAAGAAAATTAAATAAAAAAGTAAAATTAATTAAAGATACTAAAGCATATCCAGATGAATATTATGCTGAGGTAATGGATTCTATGTACTTGCCAATTGAAGAATCTTACAACGGATTAAGAACAATTGACGTAAATAAATTGAAATTCCGTTATTCTTGGATGGATATTCAAGCTGCTGCAAAAGCTAAAGTTGGAAAAAGAAGTGACTTCGTTAAAACAGAACAGGTGAATGTATATCCTGATACTGCAGTTTGGATTAAAGATTTTGCTTATTCATATAATGAACCAATGCATAATGACTATTTCTGGCACAAAGCTTACGGAGAATATCCTGTAGTTGGTGTGACTTGGAAACAAGCAAAAGCTTTCTGTGCTTGGAGAACTTTAAACAAAAATAGCTACATCAAATCTAAGAAAAAAGGTCGTGATCTTGTAAATGCTTTCAGATTACCAACTGAGGCGGAATGGGAATACGCCGCTAGAGGTGGTCTAGAATCTGCAACTTACCCTTGGGGTGGTCCTTACACTAAAAGCGATAGAGGTTGTTTCTTAGCAAACTTCAAACCAAGTAGAGGTGATTATGCTGCTGATGAAGCTTTGTATACTGTTGAAGCAAAATCATACGAAGTAAACGGTTACGGATTGTACAACATGGCAGGAAACGTTTCAGAGTGGACAGATTCAGCTTACAATCCAAACGCTTACGAATATGTTTCTACAATGAATCCAAACGTAATTGATGGTAAAAACCAAAGAAAAGTTGTTCGTGGAGGTTCTTGGAAAGATGTTGCTTATTTCTTGCAAGTAAGTACTCGTGACCACGAATACGCTGATTCAGCTAGAAGTTATATCGGTTTCAGAACTGTACAAGATTACATGGGAACTCAAGTAACTGGTAACGGAAACGGAAGCAAAAGAAAGTAA
- the gldL gene encoding gliding motility protein GldL, which translates to MALLSKKAMNFAYGMGAAVVIIGALFKITHFELGPLTGTVMLSIGLVTEALIFALSAFEPVEDELDWTLVYPELANGQARKKEAKAENPTEAQGLLSQKLDTLLKEAKIDGELMSSLGNSIKNFESAAKGIAPTVDSIAGQKKYSEELSVAAAQMESLNSLYKVQLESASRNAEANKEIAENASKLKEQMASMTANIASLNSVYGGMLSAMSNKG; encoded by the coding sequence ATGGCATTATTAAGTAAAAAAGCAATGAATTTCGCTTATGGTATGGGAGCGGCAGTGGTAATTATTGGAGCTTTATTCAAAATTACTCACTTTGAACTTGGACCTTTAACAGGAACAGTTATGCTGTCAATTGGATTGGTTACTGAGGCATTAATTTTTGCTCTTTCTGCTTTCGAACCAGTTGAAGACGAATTAGATTGGACTTTAGTTTATCCAGAATTGGCTAACGGACAAGCTAGAAAAAAAGAAGCTAAAGCTGAAAACCCAACTGAGGCTCAAGGATTATTATCTCAAAAATTAGATACATTATTAAAAGAAGCTAAAATTGACGGTGAATTAATGTCAAGTTTAGGAAATAGTATCAAAAACTTCGAATCTGCTGCAAAAGGAATTGCTCCAACTGTAGATTCAATCGCAGGACAAAAGAAATATTCTGAAGAATTATCTGTTGCTGCTGCTCAAATGGAATCATTAAACAGTTTATATAAAGTACAGTTAGAAAGCGCTTCTAGAAACGCTGAGGCTAACAAAGAAATCGCTGAAAACGCTTCTAAATTAAAAGAACAAATGGCGTCTATGACTGCAAACATTGCTTCTTTAAATAGTGTTTATGGTGGTATGCTTTCTGCAATGAGTAACAAAGGATAA
- the gldM gene encoding gliding motility protein GldM, which yields MAGGKLTPRQKMINLMYLVFIAMLAMNVSKEVISAFGLMNEKFESANTTSTETNAGLLTSLDQKAAEAKGEFAIAAVTAHKVETITKDFYDYIATLKAQAVKGFEVEKETGKMPYESMDRGDNIDDWFTGDGYTKKGNEIISKIEKYKADIKAALGTDKKYAAIIAEVEKKFDVSDVKNKEGIKEKYLAYHFKGFPAIATAAKLSTWQNDVKKTEADVYNSALGKAAVAAASYSNYQAIVVLDKNAYFQGEKVTGKVVLGRYDENTKPTSFQGPGQIVNGQAVISLTAGGVGEQNINGQFTFLEDGKNIPLKFAGKYVVVPRPNSATISADKMNVVYRGVVNPISVSFAGVADNKVIASAPGLSSAGKPGKYNMSPGQGTEATISVTGTLPNGEKVSDKKTFRIKGIPGPTGTIRGEMGVVKGPKSNLEIATIGAKLLDFDFEVGLDVVGFNMKIAGQPTVVVTGNKMNAQCKQVLSRAGKGDQVTISEIKTKLVGAGSYLLPRTAPVIYEIQ from the coding sequence ATGGCAGGAGGAAAATTAACCCCTAGACAGAAGATGATTAACCTGATGTATCTGGTTTTCATCGCGATGTTAGCAATGAACGTATCAAAAGAAGTTATTTCTGCTTTTGGTTTGATGAATGAGAAATTTGAAAGTGCAAATACTACTTCAACGGAAACAAACGCAGGTTTATTAACATCTTTAGATCAGAAAGCTGCTGAAGCAAAAGGAGAATTTGCTATTGCAGCAGTTACTGCTCACAAAGTAGAAACAATTACAAAAGATTTTTATGATTATATAGCTACTCTAAAAGCTCAGGCTGTTAAAGGTTTTGAAGTTGAAAAAGAAACTGGAAAAATGCCTTACGAGTCTATGGATAGAGGAGATAATATCGACGACTGGTTTACAGGAGACGGTTACACTAAAAAAGGTAACGAAATTATTTCTAAAATCGAAAAGTATAAAGCTGATATCAAAGCTGCTTTAGGAACGGATAAAAAATACGCAGCAATTATTGCTGAGGTTGAAAAGAAATTTGATGTTTCTGATGTAAAAAATAAAGAAGGAATCAAAGAAAAGTATTTAGCTTATCACTTTAAAGGATTCCCAGCAATTGCAACAGCTGCAAAATTATCAACTTGGCAAAATGATGTTAAAAAGACTGAGGCTGACGTTTATAACAGTGCTTTAGGAAAAGCTGCGGTTGCTGCTGCTTCTTACAGTAACTATCAAGCGATTGTTGTTTTAGATAAAAATGCATATTTCCAAGGAGAAAAAGTTACAGGTAAAGTTGTTTTAGGTCGTTATGATGAAAACACTAAACCTACTTCATTCCAAGGTCCAGGACAAATCGTTAATGGACAAGCTGTTATCTCATTAACTGCTGGTGGAGTTGGAGAGCAAAATATCAATGGACAATTTACATTCTTAGAGGATGGTAAAAATATTCCTTTGAAATTTGCAGGAAAATATGTTGTAGTTCCAAGACCAAATTCTGCTACAATTTCTGCTGATAAAATGAATGTAGTTTATAGAGGTGTTGTTAACCCAATCTCTGTATCATTCGCTGGTGTTGCTGATAATAAAGTGATAGCTAGTGCTCCAGGATTATCTTCAGCTGGAAAACCAGGAAAATATAACATGAGCCCAGGACAAGGTACTGAAGCTACAATTTCTGTAACTGGTACATTGCCAAATGGTGAAAAAGTATCAGACAAGAAAACATTCAGAATTAAAGGTATTCCTGGTCCAACAGGAACAATCAGAGGAGAAATGGGAGTTGTTAAAGGTCCTAAATCTAACTTAGAGATTGCTACTATTGGAGCTAAATTACTTGATTTTGATTTTGAAGTTGGTTTAGATGTTGTTGGATTCAATATGAAGATTGCTGGACAACCTACAGTTGTTGTTACAGGAAACAAAATGAATGCACAATGTAAACAAGTACTTTCAAGAGCAGGTAAAGGAGACCAAGTTACTATTTCTGAAATTAAAACTAAACTTGTTGGAGCTGGTAGTTATTTATTGCCAAGAACTGCTCCGGTAATTTACGAAATACAATAA
- the gldN gene encoding gliding motility protein GldN, protein MKVRNFLIAIVSIAGGFASNAQSNLLNAKTPAQIGLKTPAQLISDNDKPLAYGYVDDRDILMGKTTWEIIDLNEKINFPLYFPVDTANIGANRRSLYDVLTKAIKGGKITEVYTDSYFNTKKSMKDIEGSLSRIDTTDAGRELINQYPDDYKSRVVKKKVVSGKGKNKSVSYVEETVGPTRTVPAEYILKQDLTAADVTQYKVKGYWYFDKRQSELKYRLLGICPVTPDVYTMNSDEKDYIELFWVFFPNAREALHEAKAFNDNNSALPISFDQILNSRRFNAVVYKEENLYGDRAISDYMKDNAQNQLLESERVKEKIRNFEQDMWNY, encoded by the coding sequence ATGAAAGTAAGAAATTTTTTAATAGCTATTGTTTCTATCGCTGGAGGTTTTGCTTCTAATGCGCAATCTAATTTGCTTAATGCTAAGACGCCAGCTCAGATTGGACTTAAAACTCCTGCTCAATTGATATCTGATAATGATAAGCCTTTGGCTTATGGTTATGTAGATGATAGAGATATTTTGATGGGAAAAACTACATGGGAAATCATTGACTTAAATGAGAAAATCAATTTTCCATTATACTTTCCGGTAGATACAGCTAATATTGGTGCTAATAGACGTTCTCTATACGACGTTTTGACTAAAGCTATTAAAGGTGGAAAAATAACTGAAGTGTATACAGATAGTTATTTCAATACTAAAAAATCTATGAAAGACATCGAAGGATCTTTATCTCGTATTGATACAACAGATGCTGGTAGAGAGTTGATTAACCAATATCCAGATGACTACAAATCACGTGTTGTGAAGAAAAAAGTGGTTTCTGGTAAAGGAAAAAACAAAAGTGTGTCTTATGTTGAAGAAACAGTTGGACCAACAAGAACGGTTCCTGCTGAATACATTTTGAAACAAGATTTAACTGCTGCTGATGTTACTCAGTATAAAGTAAAAGGATACTGGTATTTTGACAAACGTCAAAGTGAATTGAAATATCGTTTACTAGGAATTTGTCCAGTTACTCCTGATGTTTATACTATGAATAGTGATGAAAAGGATTATATTGAATTGTTCTGGGTTTTCTTCCCAAATGCTAGGGAAGCATTGCACGAAGCAAAAGCTTTTAATGACAACAATTCAGCTCTTCCAATTTCATTTGATCAGATTTTAAATTCAAGACGTTTTAATGCTGTTGTTTACAAAGAAGAAAATCTTTATGGAGACCGCGCTATTAGCGATTACATGAAAGACAATGCACAGAATCAGTTGTTAGAATCTGAAAGAGTGAAAGAAAAAATTCGCAATTTCGAACAAGATATGTGGAACTACTAA
- the gldN gene encoding gliding motility protein GldN codes for MKIKVFLIAIVSVVGSYTSKAQSNLLNAKTADQIGIKTAAQLVSDNDKPLAYGYVNDRDILMGKTVWEIIDLNEKINFPLYFPVDTANIGPDRRSLYDVLTKAIKDGKITEVYTDSYFNTKKSLKDIQGALSRVDTTDAGRELINQYPDDYRSRVVKKKVVTGKGKNKSVSYVEETVGPTRTVPAEYILKQDLTAADVSQYKIKGFWYFDKRQSELKYRLLGICPVTPDVYTMNSDEKDYIELFWVFFPNARDVLHEAKAFNDQNSALPISFDQILNSRRFNSVIYKEENVYGDREIKDYIRDDAQSQLLESERVKEKIRNFEEDMWNY; via the coding sequence ATGAAAATAAAAGTTTTTTTAATAGCTATTGTTTCTGTTGTTGGGAGCTATACTTCTAAAGCACAGTCTAATTTACTTAATGCTAAAACTGCTGACCAAATTGGAATAAAAACAGCGGCGCAGTTAGTATCGGATAATGATAAGCCATTGGCGTACGGTTATGTAAATGATAGAGATATTTTGATGGGGAAAACTGTTTGGGAGATTATTGATTTAAACGAAAAGATCAATTTTCCTTTATATTTCCCTGTAGATACTGCGAATATCGGTCCAGATAGACGTTCACTTTATGATGTTTTAACTAAAGCAATAAAAGATGGTAAGATAACTGAAGTTTATACGGATAGTTATTTTAATACAAAAAAATCATTGAAGGATATTCAAGGAGCTTTATCTCGTGTAGATACAACTGATGCGGGTAGAGAATTAATTAATCAATATCCGGATGATTATAGATCTCGGGTGGTTAAGAAAAAAGTAGTTACAGGAAAGGGAAAAAATAAGAGTGTATCTTATGTTGAGGAAACGGTTGGGCCTACAAGAACAGTTCCGGCTGAATATATTTTGAAACAGGATTTAACTGCGGCAGATGTTAGCCAATATAAGATTAAAGGTTTTTGGTATTTTGACAAACGTCAAAGTGAGTTGAAATATCGTTTGCTTGGCATTTGTCCTGTTACTCCAGACGTTTATACGATGAATAGTGATGAGAAAGATTATATCGAACTTTTTTGGGTTTTCTTTCCGAATGCGCGAGATGTTCTGCATGAAGCAAAAGCTTTTAACGACCAAAATTCAGCGCTTCCTATTTCATTTGATCAGATTTTAAACTCAAGAAGATTTAATAGCGTTATATATAAAGAAGAGAACGTGTATGGAGATAGAGAAATTAAAGATTATATACGTGATGATGCTCAAAGTCAATTGCTGGAATCTGAAAGAGTAAAAGAGAAGATTCGTAATTTTGAAGAAGATATGTGGAATTACTAA
- a CDS encoding NAD(P)/FAD-dependent oxidoreductase, whose product MLDYLIVGSGLAGISFAEVALKNNKTILLIDDKSQNSSRIAGGLYNPVILKRFSEVWNAKEHLVLMNEFYDQVEDKLKEKFNYKMPILRKFFSIEEQNNWFAASDKINLAPFLSTKLITKKYQSIDSPHDYGEVLHTGYVKTRQLLESYNTYLKENNLLLEESFHSSFLEILDSGIQYKNIKARHIIFAEGFGLHKNPYFNYLPLDGTKGELFLIKAPDLKLDLIVNTSVFILPVGGNLFKVGATYNWHDKTGLPTEEGKQELVDRIKEIITCDFEIVKHFAGVRPTVADRRPLIGTHEAYNSIHVLNGLGTRGVMLGPALAKMLYENIENGTPIDREADIKRFHKRYLKSLTPDRP is encoded by the coding sequence ATGCTTGATTATTTAATTGTTGGATCTGGATTGGCTGGAATTTCTTTTGCCGAAGTTGCCCTTAAAAACAACAAAACTATTTTACTTATAGACGATAAATCGCAGAATTCTTCAAGAATTGCGGGTGGATTATATAATCCTGTTATTTTAAAGCGTTTTAGTGAAGTTTGGAATGCTAAAGAGCATTTGGTTTTAATGAATGAATTCTATGATCAAGTTGAAGATAAATTAAAGGAAAAATTCAATTATAAAATGCCTATTCTTCGAAAGTTTTTTTCAATTGAAGAACAGAATAATTGGTTTGCTGCTTCAGATAAAATAAATTTAGCACCTTTTTTATCAACGAAGTTAATTACAAAAAAATATCAAAGTATTGATTCTCCGCATGATTATGGAGAAGTTTTGCATACAGGTTATGTTAAGACCAGACAATTGTTAGAAAGCTACAACACTTATTTAAAAGAAAATAATTTACTTCTGGAAGAATCTTTTCATAGTTCTTTCTTAGAGATTCTTGATTCAGGAATTCAATATAAAAATATTAAAGCGCGTCATATCATATTTGCGGAAGGTTTTGGATTGCATAAAAATCCTTATTTTAATTATCTTCCTTTGGATGGAACAAAAGGCGAATTGTTTTTAATAAAAGCACCTGATTTGAAATTAGATCTGATTGTTAATACAAGTGTTTTTATTCTGCCAGTTGGAGGTAATTTATTTAAAGTTGGAGCGACTTATAATTGGCATGATAAAACAGGTCTTCCGACAGAAGAAGGAAAACAAGAACTTGTAGACCGCATTAAGGAAATCATCACTTGCGATTTTGAAATTGTAAAACATTTTGCAGGTGTAAGACCAACGGTAGCCGACAGAAGACCTTTAATAGGTACTCATGAAGCATATAATTCTATTCATGTTCTTAACGGATTAGGAACACGAGGGGTAATGTTGGGGCCAGCATTGGCAAAAATGTTATATGAAAATATTGAAAATGGAACTCCAATAGACCGTGAGGCAGATATTAAGAGATTCCATAAAAGATATTTAAAAAGTCTTACTCCTGACCGGCCTTAG
- a CDS encoding DUF983 domain-containing protein, with amino-acid sequence MLKKGSKLNSILTGSCPKCQKESMYEDKNPLHLTKVLKMNENCSHCGFKYQIEPSFFYGAMYVSYALNVAVGIAAFIVSFVFFGATIEQSFLAIILTLVVLFPFVLRLSRNLYINMFVSYDPKAGQE; translated from the coding sequence ATGTTAAAAAAAGGATCGAAACTAAATAGCATTTTAACAGGAAGTTGTCCAAAATGCCAAAAAGAAAGCATGTATGAAGACAAAAATCCGCTTCATTTGACTAAAGTTCTAAAAATGAATGAAAATTGCAGCCATTGCGGATTCAAATATCAAATTGAACCTTCATTTTTTTACGGTGCAATGTATGTTAGTTACGCATTGAATGTCGCAGTCGGAATTGCTGCATTTATTGTTTCTTTTGTTTTTTTCGGAGCAACTATCGAACAATCGTTTTTAGCAATTATTTTAACGCTTGTGGTTCTATTTCCTTTCGTGTTACGCCTATCAAGAAACTTATACATTAATATGTTTGTTTCTTATGATCCTAAGGCCGGTCAGGAGTAA
- a CDS encoding ABC-F family ATP-binding cassette domain-containing protein, producing the protein MLNIHNLSVSFGGTYLFEEVTFRLGAGDRVGLVGKNGAGKSTMLKMLAGDFKPDSGVISQEKDIRMGFLRQDIDFEQGRTVLEEAYEAFTEIKVVEKKLEEINHQLVTRTDYESEEYGQIIEDLSDYTHRFELLGGYNYVGDTEKILLGLGFKREVFNNQTETFSGGWRMRIELAKLLLQSNDVLLLDEPTNHLDIESIIWLENFLRNYPGVVVIVSHDKMFLDNVTNRTIEISLGKAYDFNKPYSQYLELRHEIREKQLATQKNQQKKIEETEKLIEKFRAKASKASMAQSLIKKLDKVERIEVDEDDNSVMNISFPVSKEPGKVVIEAENVTKAYGDKTILKDISLLVERGSKIAFVGQNGQGKSTFIKALVNEFEYTGNIKLGHNVQLGYFAQNQAEYLDGEITLLQTMEDAATDTNRMKVRDMLGSFLFRGDDVEKKVKVLSGGERNRLALCKLLLQPINVLLMDEPTNHLDIKSKNVLKAALQKFGGTLLLVSHDRDFLQGMSNIVYEFKDQKIKEYLGDINFFLEQRNLENMREVEKKDVVKTNAPKENTKVSYEDQKKGKTLQNRLSKIESQIQQLEKQIQHDDKMLETNYDKHIEDASFFTAYNKKKADLDQLLSDWEIVQEEIDSFNA; encoded by the coding sequence ATGCTTAATATACACAATCTTTCGGTTTCTTTTGGAGGAACATATTTATTTGAAGAAGTTACTTTTCGTTTAGGAGCTGGAGACCGAGTTGGTCTTGTTGGTAAAAACGGAGCGGGTAAATCGACAATGCTAAAAATGTTGGCTGGAGATTTTAAACCAGACTCTGGAGTTATTTCTCAAGAGAAAGATATCAGAATGGGGTTTTTGCGTCAGGATATTGATTTTGAACAGGGAAGAACCGTTTTGGAAGAAGCATACGAGGCTTTTACAGAAATCAAAGTTGTAGAAAAAAAACTAGAAGAAATCAACCATCAATTGGTTACCAGAACGGATTATGAAAGTGAAGAATACGGCCAAATCATTGAAGATCTTTCTGATTACACACATCGTTTTGAACTTCTAGGCGGTTACAATTACGTAGGAGATACAGAAAAAATCCTTTTGGGTTTAGGTTTTAAAAGAGAAGTATTCAATAATCAAACTGAAACATTTTCTGGAGGTTGGAGAATGCGTATCGAGCTTGCAAAACTTTTATTGCAATCTAATGATGTTTTGCTTCTGGATGAGCCAACCAACCACTTAGATATTGAAAGTATTATTTGGTTAGAAAACTTTCTTAGAAATTATCCAGGAGTTGTGGTAATTGTATCGCATGATAAGATGTTTTTGGATAACGTTACCAACAGAACAATCGAAATTTCATTAGGGAAAGCATACGACTTCAATAAACCTTATTCTCAATATTTAGAATTGCGTCATGAAATTCGCGAGAAACAACTAGCAACTCAAAAAAATCAGCAGAAAAAGATTGAGGAAACTGAAAAATTAATCGAGAAATTCCGTGCAAAAGCTTCAAAGGCTTCAATGGCTCAATCGTTAATTAAAAAATTAGATAAAGTAGAAAGAATCGAAGTTGACGAGGATGACAATTCTGTAATGAATATCTCTTTTCCTGTTTCTAAAGAACCTGGAAAAGTAGTAATTGAAGCAGAAAATGTTACGAAAGCTTACGGAGACAAAACGATTTTAAAAGATATAAGTTTATTGGTTGAACGTGGAAGTAAAATTGCTTTTGTTGGACAAAATGGACAAGGAAAATCGACTTTCATTAAAGCTTTAGTAAATGAGTTTGAGTATACTGGAAATATCAAATTAGGACACAATGTGCAGTTAGGATATTTTGCTCAAAATCAAGCAGAATATTTAGATGGAGAAATTACTTTGCTTCAAACAATGGAAGATGCGGCAACCGACACAAACCGTATGAAAGTACGTGATATGTTAGGTTCTTTCTTGTTTCGCGGAGATGATGTAGAGAAAAAAGTAAAAGTACTTTCTGGAGGAGAACGAAACCGTTTGGCGCTTTGTAAACTTTTATTACAGCCAATTAACGTATTGCTGATGGATGAGCCTACGAACCACTTAGATATTAAATCTAAAAATGTTTTAAAAGCGGCGCTTCAAAAATTTGGAGGAACTTTATTATTGGTTTCTCACGACAGGGATTTTCTTCAGGGAATGTCAAATATCGTTTACGAGTTTAAAGATCAAAAAATCAAAGAATATCTGGGCGATATTAATTTCTTTTTAGAACAGCGTAATCTTGAAAATATGCGTGAAGTTGAAAAGAAAGATGTTGTAAAAACAAATGCTCCAAAAGAAAATACGAAGGTTTCTTACGAAGATCAGAAAAAAGGAAAAACACTTCAAAATAGATTAAGTAAAATTGAAAGTCAAATTCAGCAATTGGAAAAACAAATTCAGCACGACGATAAAATGCTGGAAACCAATTATGATAAACATATAGAAGATGCTTCATTTTTTACAGCTTACAACAAAAAGAAAGCCGATTTAGATCAATTATTAAGCGATTGGGAAATTGTGCAAGAAGAAATTGATAGCTTTAATGCATAG
- a CDS encoding App1 family protein — MKPILQLYRGYANEQELIVMGHVLRRENNYDFQRRNLKNARSILNLFRIKTIKNFDVYLHYNDQTIHTKTLDDGYFNFCIPLEKETHFGWMPYEVSLKYNNETITCKGSFIRPHKGKLGIISDIDDTFLISHTNNFFKKLYILLFRNVNDRKVFKDVVSHYQALSSAGRQNTEEVNAFFYISSSEWNLYRFIAKFTKINKLPKAVFLLKDIKRGITDFFMSGRGNHDHKYEKIKHVVEFYPTLKYVLMGDDSQHDPVLYERICKIFPVTVIAVYIRQTGKSQKKEVTKILKNLESLNVSVCYFKDSSQAIEHSRSIGIIK; from the coding sequence ATGAAACCAATTCTACAATTATATCGAGGTTATGCTAATGAACAAGAATTAATTGTAATGGGACACGTTTTAAGAAGAGAAAACAATTATGATTTTCAGAGGCGAAACTTAAAAAATGCCCGCTCAATTCTCAATTTATTTAGAATAAAAACCATTAAAAACTTCGATGTTTATCTTCATTATAATGACCAAACAATTCATACTAAAACTTTAGATGACGGTTATTTCAATTTTTGTATTCCGCTAGAAAAAGAAACTCATTTTGGATGGATGCCTTATGAAGTGAGTTTGAAATACAACAATGAAACTATAACCTGCAAAGGCAGTTTTATTAGACCTCACAAAGGAAAACTCGGAATCATATCTGATATTGACGATACTTTTTTGATTTCGCACACGAATAATTTCTTTAAAAAATTATATATTTTATTGTTCAGAAATGTAAACGACCGAAAAGTTTTTAAAGATGTTGTTTCACATTATCAAGCATTGAGTTCTGCAGGACGTCAAAATACTGAAGAAGTAAATGCATTTTTCTACATCTCAAGTAGTGAATGGAATTTGTACCGATTTATTGCAAAATTTACTAAAATAAACAAATTGCCAAAAGCAGTTTTTTTACTTAAAGATATCAAAAGAGGGATTACCGATTTTTTTATGAGCGGCAGAGGAAACCACGATCATAAATATGAAAAAATAAAACATGTTGTAGAATTTTATCCGACTTTAAAATATGTTTTAATGGGCGACGATTCGCAACACGATCCAGTTTTGTACGAGCGAATCTGCAAAATATTTCCAGTAACTGTTATAGCGGTTTATATTAGACAAACTGGTAAATCTCAGAAAAAAGAAGTGACCAAAATTTTAAAGAATTTAGAAAGCTTAAATGTTTCTGTTTGTTATTTTAAAGATAGCAGTCAAGCGATTGAACATTCTAGATCTATTGGAATTATAAAGTAG